A window of the Streptomyces formicae genome harbors these coding sequences:
- a CDS encoding cytochrome b/b6 domain-containing protein, with the protein MTSTPGSAGRTAATTPPPSEPSLRVRRFSRAERWVHRTTAALMLLCVVTAACLYVPGLAELVGRRHLVVTLHEWSGLLLPAPFLLGLASRPFRRDLGRLNRFGPHDRRWLRAARRRDHSPGGRPAGKFNAGQKIYAAWIAGAVLVMLGTGLLMWFTDLAPLVWRTSATFVHDWLALTIGFVLIGHMGMALADPEARRGMRTGSVERPWARREHPLWDPDKD; encoded by the coding sequence ATGACGTCGACGCCTGGGTCGGCAGGTCGAACGGCCGCGACGACACCCCCACCGTCTGAACCCTCCCTGCGGGTACGGCGGTTCAGCCGCGCCGAGCGCTGGGTGCACCGCACCACGGCCGCCCTGATGCTGCTCTGCGTCGTGACCGCGGCCTGTCTGTACGTACCCGGCCTCGCCGAACTCGTCGGCCGCCGCCATCTCGTGGTCACCCTGCACGAGTGGTCCGGGCTGCTGCTTCCCGCACCGTTCCTGCTGGGGCTCGCCTCGCGTCCGTTCCGCAGGGACCTGGGCCGGCTGAACCGCTTCGGGCCGCACGACAGGCGGTGGCTGCGCGCCGCCCGCCGCCGGGATCACAGTCCCGGGGGGCGCCCGGCCGGCAAGTTCAACGCCGGGCAGAAGATCTACGCGGCCTGGATCGCGGGCGCCGTGCTGGTGATGCTCGGCACCGGCCTGCTGATGTGGTTCACGGATCTCGCCCCGCTGGTGTGGCGCACCAGCGCGACGTTCGTGCACGACTGGCTGGCGCTCACCATCGGCTTCGTGCTCATCGGCCACATGGGAATGGCGCTCGCCGACCCGGAGGCACGCCGTGGCATGCGCACCGGGTCGGTCGAGCGCCCATGGGCCCGGCGGGAACACCCGCTCTGGGATCCCGACAAGGACTGA
- a CDS encoding FadR/GntR family transcriptional regulator, protein MSTEGHGLHTRVLDSLGLAITAGEYPPGSVLRTDELAQRFDVSRTVVREVVRVLESMHLVESRRRVGVTVRPTEQWNVYDPRVIRWRLAGADRPRQLRSLTVLRSAVEPVAAGLAARNATPEQCATLTECALGMVATSRGHQLEGYLEHDIAFHRIVLNASGNEMFARLGDVVAEVLAGRTHHHVMFEDPDPAAVTLHVKVAEAVREGDAESAERLTREIAIGALQELDVLAP, encoded by the coding sequence ATGAGCACAGAGGGCCACGGGCTGCACACACGCGTACTCGACAGCCTCGGCCTGGCGATCACCGCGGGTGAGTACCCGCCGGGCAGTGTTCTGCGCACCGATGAGCTGGCCCAGCGCTTCGACGTCTCCCGCACCGTCGTCCGCGAAGTGGTCCGCGTCCTGGAGTCGATGCACCTCGTCGAGTCCCGGCGCCGCGTCGGCGTGACCGTACGCCCCACCGAGCAGTGGAACGTCTACGATCCGCGCGTCATCCGCTGGCGCCTCGCCGGCGCCGACCGCCCCCGCCAACTGCGCTCCCTCACCGTGCTCCGCTCCGCGGTCGAACCGGTCGCCGCCGGGCTCGCCGCCCGCAACGCCACCCCCGAGCAGTGCGCCACCCTCACCGAGTGCGCCCTCGGCATGGTCGCCACCTCACGCGGCCACCAGCTGGAGGGGTATCTGGAGCACGACATCGCCTTCCACCGGATCGTGCTCAACGCCTCGGGCAACGAGATGTTCGCCCGGCTCGGCGATGTCGTCGCCGAGGTCCTGGCCGGCCGCACGCACCACCATGTGATGTTCGAGGACCCGGACCCGGCGGCCGTCACCCTCCATGTCAAGGTGGCCGAAGCCGTTCGCGAAGGCGACGCCGAAAGTGCCGAGCGTCTCACCCGGGAGATCGCCATCGGTGCCCTCCAGGAGCTGGACGTCCTCGCTCCCTGA
- a CDS encoding gluconokinase: MSTPHVVVVMGVAGTGKTTIGPLLADALGVPYAEGDDFHPAANVAKMSSGVPLDDADREPWLDAIGRWAHGRAGLGGVVSSSALKRTYRDRLRAAAPDAVFLHLTGDRALIERRMAERKGHFMPTALLDSQFATLQPLQEDEAGVCVDVSGSPEEITERAVAALRRLDQSPTINASKESP, from the coding sequence ATGAGCACCCCCCACGTGGTTGTCGTGATGGGCGTGGCAGGGACCGGCAAGACCACGATCGGTCCCCTGCTCGCGGACGCGCTGGGCGTCCCGTACGCCGAGGGCGACGACTTCCATCCCGCGGCCAACGTGGCCAAGATGTCCTCCGGTGTGCCGCTGGACGATGCGGACCGCGAGCCCTGGCTCGACGCCATCGGGCGGTGGGCGCACGGCAGGGCGGGGCTCGGCGGGGTGGTCTCCAGCTCCGCGCTGAAGCGCACGTACCGGGACCGGCTGCGGGCGGCCGCCCCGGACGCCGTCTTCCTCCACCTCACCGGAGACCGCGCGCTCATCGAGCGGCGGATGGCCGAGCGCAAGGGGCACTTCATGCCCACCGCGCTGCTCGACTCGCAGTTCGCCACCCTGCAGCCGCTGCAGGAGGACGAGGCCGGCGTCTGTGTCGACGTCTCCGGCTCCCCCGAAGAGATCACCGAGCGGGCAGTGGCCGCGCTGCGCCGGCTCGACCAGTCCCCCACCATCAACGCTTCCAAGGAATCACCGTGA
- a CDS encoding GntP family permease, with protein sequence MTSLSVETLAADAAEPITSASHAQLGIAVLAGIALIVLLITKFKLHAFLALTIGSLALGALAGAPLDKTIESFSKGLGSTVASVGVLIALGAILGKLLADSGGADQIVDTILAKASGRSMPWAMVLIASIIGLPLFFEVGIVLLIPVVLMVAKRGNYSLMRIGIPALAGLSVMHGLIPPHPGPLVAIDAIGANLGVTLALGLVVAIPTVIIAGPLFSRYAARWVDIPAPDGMLLSAGGSPQTPTERTSDDLEKRPSFAATVSTVLLPVVLMMAKALVDIVIDNPENHVQRVFDVIGSPLIALLTAVIVGMFTLGRAAGFTKDRIASTVEKSLAPIAGVLLIVGAGGGFKTTLIDIGVGQMILDFSKNWAIPALLLAWLIAVAIRLATGSATVATISAAGLVAPLAADMGTAESALLVLAIGAGSLFFSHVNDAGFWLVKEYFGMNVGQTIKTWSVMETIISVVGIVFVLLLSLVL encoded by the coding sequence GTGACCAGTCTCAGCGTCGAGACGCTGGCAGCGGACGCCGCCGAACCGATCACTTCAGCGAGCCACGCGCAGCTGGGCATCGCCGTCCTGGCGGGCATCGCCCTCATCGTGCTGCTCATCACCAAATTCAAGCTGCACGCCTTCCTGGCGCTGACCATCGGCTCGCTGGCGCTGGGCGCCCTCGCCGGGGCACCGCTGGACAAGACCATCGAGTCCTTCAGCAAGGGCCTCGGCTCCACCGTCGCGAGCGTCGGTGTGCTGATCGCGCTCGGCGCGATACTCGGCAAGCTGCTCGCCGACTCCGGCGGCGCTGACCAGATCGTCGACACGATCCTCGCCAAGGCGAGCGGACGGTCGATGCCCTGGGCGATGGTGCTGATCGCGTCGATCATCGGGCTGCCGCTCTTCTTCGAGGTCGGCATCGTCCTGCTGATCCCCGTCGTGCTGATGGTCGCCAAGCGCGGCAACTACTCCCTGATGCGCATCGGCATCCCGGCGCTGGCCGGTCTGTCCGTGATGCACGGCCTCATTCCGCCGCACCCCGGCCCGCTCGTCGCGATCGACGCCATCGGCGCGAACCTGGGCGTCACGCTGGCGCTCGGCCTCGTCGTCGCCATCCCCACGGTGATCATCGCCGGTCCGCTCTTCTCCCGGTACGCCGCCCGCTGGGTCGACATCCCGGCGCCCGACGGCATGCTGCTCTCAGCTGGGGGCTCCCCCCAGACCCCCACTGAGCGCACCTCGGACGACCTGGAGAAGCGGCCGAGCTTCGCCGCCACCGTCTCCACGGTGCTGCTGCCCGTCGTCCTGATGATGGCGAAGGCGCTCGTCGACATCGTCATCGACAATCCGGAGAACCACGTCCAGCGGGTCTTCGACGTCATCGGCTCGCCGCTGATCGCCCTGCTCACGGCCGTGATCGTCGGCATGTTCACGCTGGGCCGCGCCGCCGGCTTCACCAAGGACCGGATCGCCTCGACCGTCGAGAAGTCCCTCGCCCCGATCGCGGGCGTGCTGCTGATCGTCGGCGCGGGCGGCGGCTTCAAGACGACGCTGATCGACATCGGTGTCGGCCAGATGATCCTGGACTTCTCCAAGAACTGGGCGATCCCTGCGCTGCTGCTGGCCTGGCTGATCGCGGTGGCGATCCGGCTGGCGACCGGCTCGGCCACCGTCGCGACGATCTCCGCGGCCGGTCTGGTCGCCCCGCTCGCCGCCGACATGGGCACGGCCGAGTCCGCCCTGCTGGTGCTGGCGATCGGTGCCGGTTCGCTCTTCTTCAGCCACGTCAACGACGCGGGGTTCTGGCTGGTGAAGGAGTACTTCGGGATGAACGTCGGCCAGACGATCAAGACCTGGTCGGTGATGGAGACCATCATCTCCGTGGTCGGCATCGTCTTCGTGCTGCTGCTGTCCCTCGTGCTGTAG